One genomic window of Peromyscus maniculatus bairdii isolate BWxNUB_F1_BW_parent chromosome 2, HU_Pman_BW_mat_3.1, whole genome shotgun sequence includes the following:
- the Pusl1 gene encoding tRNA pseudouridine synthase-like 1 isoform X6 — MSSCGAVGSVRARYLVFFQYLGTDFNGVAAVRGNHRAVGVQNFLEEAAKRLNSVEPVRFTISSRTDAGVHALSNAAHLDIHRRSGLPPYSPEVVAQALNTHLRHRAIRVLKAFRVPNDFHARHAATSRTYLYRLATGCPWPDQLPVFEQNVCWALQTTCLDVAAMQEAAQHLLGTHDFSAFQSAGSPATNTVRTLQRVSVSSGPASPFVLPQESRRLQFWTLEFESQSFLYRQLSAAGTEDDSCAGSCGARDSDTHTGESNSGESRSPGSYILSPVRSNVETQLTVHSGSEEPYSILSLAVSLVHLLHSAEINPQLYGALVVLPTFQQLPHPQSFHCGHPFVTKGWGTRQETAISKHPSSLWFCFSGNPIFLGQGSRNKRHSEQKGLFITLASL; from the exons ATGAGTTCCTGCGGGGCTGTGGGTTCTGTGCGTGCGCGATACCTTGTGTTCTTCCAGTACTTGGGCACTGACTTCAA TGGGGTCGCGGCCGTGAGGGGTAACCATCGCGCTGTTGGGGTGCAGAACTTCCTGGAG GAGGCCGCCAAGAGGCTGAACTCGGTCGAGCCCGTCAGGTTTACTATCTCCAGCCGCACTGATGCCGGAGTGCACGCCCTGAGCAACGCGGCACACCTGGACATCCATCGCCGCTCAGGCCTGCCGCCTTACTCCCCAGAGGTCGTGGCCCAGGCCCTCAACACCCACCTGAGGCACCGGGCCATTCG CGTACTGAAGGCCTTCCGAGTGCCCAATGACTTCCATGCTCGCCATGCAGCCACCTCCAGAACCTACCTATACCGTCTGGCCACAGGCTGCCCCTGGCCTGATCAGCTGCCTGTGTTTGAACAAAATGTATGCTGGGCTCTTCAGACAAC GTGCCTGGATGTGGCTGCCATGCAGGAGGCTGCCCAGCACCTCCTGGGGACACATGATTTCAGTGCTTTCCAGTCTGCTGGCAGCCCAGCCACAAATACTGTGCGCACTCTACAACGAGTCTCCGTGTCTTCTGGTCCAGCCAGTCCATTTGTCCTCCCCCAGGAGAGCAG GAGGCTGCAGTTCTGGACGTTGGAGTTTGAAAGCCAGTCTTTCCTATATCGACAG CTCTCTGCTGCAGGTACGGAGGATGACAGCTGTGCTGGTAGCTGTGGGGCAAGGGACTCTGACACCCACACAGGTGAAAGCAATTCTGGAGAGTCAAGATCCCCTGG GTCCTACATCCTGAGCCCTGTAAGGTCCAATGTGGAAACCCAGCTGACTGTACACTCTGGAAGTGAAGAACCATACAGCATACTAAGTCTGGCTGTCAGCCTTGTCCATTTACTGCATTCAGCAGAGATTAATCCACAGCTATATGGGGCTCTGGTAGTCCTGCCTACCTTCCAGCAGCTCCCACATCCCCAATCTTTCCACTGTGGACATCCCTTTGTCACTAAAGGATGGGGTACCAGGCAAGAAACAGCTATAAGCAAGCACCCTAGTAGCCTCTGGTTCTGCTTTTCTGGAAACCCCATCTTCTTGGGGCAAGGGAGTAGGAATAAAAGGCATAGCGAACAAAAAGGCTTGTTTATTACTTTAGCCAGCCTGTGA
- the Pusl1 gene encoding tRNA pseudouridine synthase-like 1 isoform X2: MSSCGAVGSVRARYLVFFQYLGTDFNGVAAVRGNHRAVGVQNFLEEAAKRLNSVEPVRFTISSRTDAGVHALSNAAHLDIHRRSGLPPYSPEVVAQALNTHLRHRAIRVLKAFRVPNDFHARHAATSRTYLYRLATGCPWPDQLPVFEQNVCWALQTTCLDVAAMQEAAQHLLGTHDFSAFQSAGSPATNTVRTLQRVSVSSGPASPFVLPQESRRLQFWTLEFESQSFLYRQVRRMTAVLVAVGQGTLTPTQVKAILESQDPLGKYQARVAPARGLFLKSVLYDDFGPTS, from the exons ATGAGTTCCTGCGGGGCTGTGGGTTCTGTGCGTGCGCGATACCTTGTGTTCTTCCAGTACTTGGGCACTGACTTCAA TGGGGTCGCGGCCGTGAGGGGTAACCATCGCGCTGTTGGGGTGCAGAACTTCCTGGAG GAGGCCGCCAAGAGGCTGAACTCGGTCGAGCCCGTCAGGTTTACTATCTCCAGCCGCACTGATGCCGGAGTGCACGCCCTGAGCAACGCGGCACACCTGGACATCCATCGCCGCTCAGGCCTGCCGCCTTACTCCCCAGAGGTCGTGGCCCAGGCCCTCAACACCCACCTGAGGCACCGGGCCATTCG CGTACTGAAGGCCTTCCGAGTGCCCAATGACTTCCATGCTCGCCATGCAGCCACCTCCAGAACCTACCTATACCGTCTGGCCACAGGCTGCCCCTGGCCTGATCAGCTGCCTGTGTTTGAACAAAATGTATGCTGGGCTCTTCAGACAAC GTGCCTGGATGTGGCTGCCATGCAGGAGGCTGCCCAGCACCTCCTGGGGACACATGATTTCAGTGCTTTCCAGTCTGCTGGCAGCCCAGCCACAAATACTGTGCGCACTCTACAACGAGTCTCCGTGTCTTCTGGTCCAGCCAGTCCATTTGTCCTCCCCCAGGAGAGCAG GAGGCTGCAGTTCTGGACGTTGGAGTTTGAAAGCCAGTCTTTCCTATATCGACAG GTACGGAGGATGACAGCTGTGCTGGTAGCTGTGGGGCAAGGGACTCTGACACCCACACAGGTGAAAGCAATTCTGGAGAGTCAAGATCCCCTGGGCAAGTATCAGGCTCGAGTTGCCCCAGCCCGTGGCCTGTTCTTGAAGTCAGTGTTATATGATGACTTTG GTCCTACATCCTGA
- the Pusl1 gene encoding tRNA pseudouridine synthase-like 1 isoform X5 — protein MSSCGAVGSVRARYLVFFQYLGTDFNGVAAVRGNHRAVGVQNFLEEAAKRLNSVEPVRFTISSRTDAGVHALSNAAHLDIHRRSGLPPYSPEVVAQALNTHLRHRAIRVLKAFRVPNDFHARHAATSRTYLYRLATGCPWPDQLPVFEQNVCWALQTTCLDVAAMQEAAQHLLGTHDFSAFQSAGSPATNTVRTLQRVSVSSGPASPFVLPQESRRLQFWTLEFESQSFLYRQVRRMTAVLVAVGQGTLTPTQVKAILESQDPLGPTS, from the exons ATGAGTTCCTGCGGGGCTGTGGGTTCTGTGCGTGCGCGATACCTTGTGTTCTTCCAGTACTTGGGCACTGACTTCAA TGGGGTCGCGGCCGTGAGGGGTAACCATCGCGCTGTTGGGGTGCAGAACTTCCTGGAG GAGGCCGCCAAGAGGCTGAACTCGGTCGAGCCCGTCAGGTTTACTATCTCCAGCCGCACTGATGCCGGAGTGCACGCCCTGAGCAACGCGGCACACCTGGACATCCATCGCCGCTCAGGCCTGCCGCCTTACTCCCCAGAGGTCGTGGCCCAGGCCCTCAACACCCACCTGAGGCACCGGGCCATTCG CGTACTGAAGGCCTTCCGAGTGCCCAATGACTTCCATGCTCGCCATGCAGCCACCTCCAGAACCTACCTATACCGTCTGGCCACAGGCTGCCCCTGGCCTGATCAGCTGCCTGTGTTTGAACAAAATGTATGCTGGGCTCTTCAGACAAC GTGCCTGGATGTGGCTGCCATGCAGGAGGCTGCCCAGCACCTCCTGGGGACACATGATTTCAGTGCTTTCCAGTCTGCTGGCAGCCCAGCCACAAATACTGTGCGCACTCTACAACGAGTCTCCGTGTCTTCTGGTCCAGCCAGTCCATTTGTCCTCCCCCAGGAGAGCAG GAGGCTGCAGTTCTGGACGTTGGAGTTTGAAAGCCAGTCTTTCCTATATCGACAG GTACGGAGGATGACAGCTGTGCTGGTAGCTGTGGGGCAAGGGACTCTGACACCCACACAGGTGAAAGCAATTCTGGAGAGTCAAGATCCCCTGG GTCCTACATCCTGA
- the Pusl1 gene encoding tRNA pseudouridine synthase-like 1 isoform X1, giving the protein MSSCGAVGSVRARYLVFFQYLGTDFNGVAAVRGNHRAVGVQNFLEEAAKRLNSVEPVRFTISSRTDAGVHALSNAAHLDIHRRSGLPPYSPEVVAQALNTHLRHRAIRVLKAFRVPNDFHARHAATSRTYLYRLATGCPWPDQLPVFEQNVCWALQTTCLDVAAMQEAAQHLLGTHDFSAFQSAGSPATNTVRTLQRVSVSSGPASPFVLPQESRRLQFWTLEFESQSFLYRQVRRMTAVLVAVGQGTLTPTQVKAILESQDPLGKYQARVAPARGLFLKSVLYDDFGKRGWDRKELGPH; this is encoded by the exons ATGAGTTCCTGCGGGGCTGTGGGTTCTGTGCGTGCGCGATACCTTGTGTTCTTCCAGTACTTGGGCACTGACTTCAA TGGGGTCGCGGCCGTGAGGGGTAACCATCGCGCTGTTGGGGTGCAGAACTTCCTGGAG GAGGCCGCCAAGAGGCTGAACTCGGTCGAGCCCGTCAGGTTTACTATCTCCAGCCGCACTGATGCCGGAGTGCACGCCCTGAGCAACGCGGCACACCTGGACATCCATCGCCGCTCAGGCCTGCCGCCTTACTCCCCAGAGGTCGTGGCCCAGGCCCTCAACACCCACCTGAGGCACCGGGCCATTCG CGTACTGAAGGCCTTCCGAGTGCCCAATGACTTCCATGCTCGCCATGCAGCCACCTCCAGAACCTACCTATACCGTCTGGCCACAGGCTGCCCCTGGCCTGATCAGCTGCCTGTGTTTGAACAAAATGTATGCTGGGCTCTTCAGACAAC GTGCCTGGATGTGGCTGCCATGCAGGAGGCTGCCCAGCACCTCCTGGGGACACATGATTTCAGTGCTTTCCAGTCTGCTGGCAGCCCAGCCACAAATACTGTGCGCACTCTACAACGAGTCTCCGTGTCTTCTGGTCCAGCCAGTCCATTTGTCCTCCCCCAGGAGAGCAG GAGGCTGCAGTTCTGGACGTTGGAGTTTGAAAGCCAGTCTTTCCTATATCGACAG GTACGGAGGATGACAGCTGTGCTGGTAGCTGTGGGGCAAGGGACTCTGACACCCACACAGGTGAAAGCAATTCTGGAGAGTCAAGATCCCCTGGGCAAGTATCAGGCTCGAGTTGCCCCAGCCCGTGGCCTGTTCTTGAAGTCAGTGTTATATGATGACTTTGGTAAGAGGGGATGGGATAGGAAAGAGCTGGGTCCTCACTGA
- the Pusl1 gene encoding tRNA pseudouridine synthase-like 1 isoform X7, translating to MSSCGAVGSVRARYLVFFQYLGTDFNGVAAVRGNHRAVGVQNFLEEAAKRLNSVEPVRFTISSRTDAGVHALSNAAHLDIHRRSGLPPYSPEVVAQALNTHLRHRAIRVLKAFRVPNDFHARHAATSRTYLYRLATGCPWPDQLPVFEQNVCWALQTTCLDVAAMQEAAQHLLGTHDFSAFQSAGSPATNTVRTLQRVSVSSGPASPFVLPQESRRLQFWTLEFESQSFLYRQVGYTCDHLSSLLQVRRMTAVLVAVGQGTLTPTQVKAILESQDPLGKYQARVAPARGLFLKSVLYDDFGKRGWDRKELGPH from the exons ATGAGTTCCTGCGGGGCTGTGGGTTCTGTGCGTGCGCGATACCTTGTGTTCTTCCAGTACTTGGGCACTGACTTCAA TGGGGTCGCGGCCGTGAGGGGTAACCATCGCGCTGTTGGGGTGCAGAACTTCCTGGAG GAGGCCGCCAAGAGGCTGAACTCGGTCGAGCCCGTCAGGTTTACTATCTCCAGCCGCACTGATGCCGGAGTGCACGCCCTGAGCAACGCGGCACACCTGGACATCCATCGCCGCTCAGGCCTGCCGCCTTACTCCCCAGAGGTCGTGGCCCAGGCCCTCAACACCCACCTGAGGCACCGGGCCATTCG CGTACTGAAGGCCTTCCGAGTGCCCAATGACTTCCATGCTCGCCATGCAGCCACCTCCAGAACCTACCTATACCGTCTGGCCACAGGCTGCCCCTGGCCTGATCAGCTGCCTGTGTTTGAACAAAATGTATGCTGGGCTCTTCAGACAAC GTGCCTGGATGTGGCTGCCATGCAGGAGGCTGCCCAGCACCTCCTGGGGACACATGATTTCAGTGCTTTCCAGTCTGCTGGCAGCCCAGCCACAAATACTGTGCGCACTCTACAACGAGTCTCCGTGTCTTCTGGTCCAGCCAGTCCATTTGTCCTCCCCCAGGAGAGCAG GAGGCTGCAGTTCTGGACGTTGGAGTTTGAAAGCCAGTCTTTCCTATATCGACAGGTAGGCT ATACCTGTGACCATCTCAGCTCTCTGCTGCAGGTACGGAGGATGACAGCTGTGCTGGTAGCTGTGGGGCAAGGGACTCTGACACCCACACAGGTGAAAGCAATTCTGGAGAGTCAAGATCCCCTGGGCAAGTATCAGGCTCGAGTTGCCCCAGCCCGTGGCCTGTTCTTGAAGTCAGTGTTATATGATGACTTTGGTAAGAGGGGATGGGATAGGAAAGAGCTGGGTCCTCACTGA
- the Pusl1 gene encoding tRNA pseudouridine synthase-like 1 isoform X4 codes for MSSCGAVGSVRARYLVFFQYLGTDFNGVAAVRGNHRAVGVQNFLEEAAKRLNSVEPVRFTISSRTDAGVHALSNAAHLDIHRRSGLPPYSPEVVAQALNTHLRHRAIRVLKAFRVPNDFHARHAATSRTYLYRLATGCPWPDQLPVFEQNVCWALQTTCLDVAAMQEAAQHLLGTHDFSAFQSAGSPATNTVRTLQRVSVSSGPASPFVLPQESSSLLQVRRMTAVLVAVGQGTLTPTQVKAILESQDPLGKYQARVAPARGLFLKSVLYDDFGKRGWDRKELGPH; via the exons ATGAGTTCCTGCGGGGCTGTGGGTTCTGTGCGTGCGCGATACCTTGTGTTCTTCCAGTACTTGGGCACTGACTTCAA TGGGGTCGCGGCCGTGAGGGGTAACCATCGCGCTGTTGGGGTGCAGAACTTCCTGGAG GAGGCCGCCAAGAGGCTGAACTCGGTCGAGCCCGTCAGGTTTACTATCTCCAGCCGCACTGATGCCGGAGTGCACGCCCTGAGCAACGCGGCACACCTGGACATCCATCGCCGCTCAGGCCTGCCGCCTTACTCCCCAGAGGTCGTGGCCCAGGCCCTCAACACCCACCTGAGGCACCGGGCCATTCG CGTACTGAAGGCCTTCCGAGTGCCCAATGACTTCCATGCTCGCCATGCAGCCACCTCCAGAACCTACCTATACCGTCTGGCCACAGGCTGCCCCTGGCCTGATCAGCTGCCTGTGTTTGAACAAAATGTATGCTGGGCTCTTCAGACAAC GTGCCTGGATGTGGCTGCCATGCAGGAGGCTGCCCAGCACCTCCTGGGGACACATGATTTCAGTGCTTTCCAGTCTGCTGGCAGCCCAGCCACAAATACTGTGCGCACTCTACAACGAGTCTCCGTGTCTTCTGGTCCAGCCAGTCCATTTGTCCTCCCCCAGGAGAGCAG CTCTCTGCTGCAGGTACGGAGGATGACAGCTGTGCTGGTAGCTGTGGGGCAAGGGACTCTGACACCCACACAGGTGAAAGCAATTCTGGAGAGTCAAGATCCCCTGGGCAAGTATCAGGCTCGAGTTGCCCCAGCCCGTGGCCTGTTCTTGAAGTCAGTGTTATATGATGACTTTGGTAAGAGGGGATGGGATAGGAAAGAGCTGGGTCCTCACTGA
- the Pusl1 gene encoding tRNA pseudouridine synthase-like 1 isoform X3: MSSCGAVGSVRARYLVFFQYLGTDFNGVAAVRGNHRAVGVQNFLEEAAKRLNSVEPVRFTISSRTDAGVHALSNAAHLDIHRRSGLPPYSPEVVAQALNTHLRHRAIRVLKAFRVPNDFHARHAATSRTYLYRLATGCPWPDQLPVFEQNVCWALQTTCLDVAAMQEAAQHLLGTHDFSAFQSAGSPATNTVRTLQRVSVSSGPASPFVLPQESRRLQFWTLEFESQSFLYRQLSAAGTEDDSCAGSCGARDSDTHTGESNSGESRSPGQVSGSSCPSPWPVLEVSVI; encoded by the exons ATGAGTTCCTGCGGGGCTGTGGGTTCTGTGCGTGCGCGATACCTTGTGTTCTTCCAGTACTTGGGCACTGACTTCAA TGGGGTCGCGGCCGTGAGGGGTAACCATCGCGCTGTTGGGGTGCAGAACTTCCTGGAG GAGGCCGCCAAGAGGCTGAACTCGGTCGAGCCCGTCAGGTTTACTATCTCCAGCCGCACTGATGCCGGAGTGCACGCCCTGAGCAACGCGGCACACCTGGACATCCATCGCCGCTCAGGCCTGCCGCCTTACTCCCCAGAGGTCGTGGCCCAGGCCCTCAACACCCACCTGAGGCACCGGGCCATTCG CGTACTGAAGGCCTTCCGAGTGCCCAATGACTTCCATGCTCGCCATGCAGCCACCTCCAGAACCTACCTATACCGTCTGGCCACAGGCTGCCCCTGGCCTGATCAGCTGCCTGTGTTTGAACAAAATGTATGCTGGGCTCTTCAGACAAC GTGCCTGGATGTGGCTGCCATGCAGGAGGCTGCCCAGCACCTCCTGGGGACACATGATTTCAGTGCTTTCCAGTCTGCTGGCAGCCCAGCCACAAATACTGTGCGCACTCTACAACGAGTCTCCGTGTCTTCTGGTCCAGCCAGTCCATTTGTCCTCCCCCAGGAGAGCAG GAGGCTGCAGTTCTGGACGTTGGAGTTTGAAAGCCAGTCTTTCCTATATCGACAG CTCTCTGCTGCAGGTACGGAGGATGACAGCTGTGCTGGTAGCTGTGGGGCAAGGGACTCTGACACCCACACAGGTGAAAGCAATTCTGGAGAGTCAAGATCCCCTGGGCAAGTATCAGGCTCGAGTTGCCCCAGCCCGTGGCCTGTTCTTGAAGTCAGTGTTATATGA